From Campylobacter upsaliensis, the proteins below share one genomic window:
- the hisD gene encoding histidinol dehydrogenase, which translates to MQVLNYKNLNEKEKFEALKRPVMSVKEELGDVVKGIIDDVKKRGDEALYEQALKFDKAEISSIQISQKELNEACERVDENLKKAIQKAYENITQFHQAQLKEVLRVETSKGVCCELLTRPIEKVGLYIPAGSAPLFSTALMLAIPAKIAKCEKIVLASPAKINDVVLFCAKLCKVDEIYQMGGAGAIAALAYGTKSVVKVDKIFGPGNAFVTEAKRQVSSDIMGASIDMQAGPSEVLVIADENARADFVASDLLSQAEHGADSQVILVCLSEDFAKKVQKELEIQLENLPRKEIASKSLSNSKIFITKDLNEALEISNAYAPEHLIIQTQNPRELLSGVKHAGSVFLGAYSPESMGDYASGTNHVLPTYGLTKTHSSLSLMDFMKTMSVQELSVDGFKNLAKSVELMAEAECLMAHKNAVSLRLRTLENE; encoded by the coding sequence ATGCAAGTATTAAACTATAAAAATTTAAATGAAAAAGAAAAATTTGAAGCCCTCAAACGCCCTGTGATGAGCGTTAAAGAAGAGCTTGGTGATGTGGTTAAAGGAATTATTGATGATGTGAAAAAAAGAGGCGATGAAGCTCTGTATGAGCAAGCCTTAAAATTTGATAAAGCTGAAATTTCAAGTATTCAAATTTCACAAAAAGAGCTCAATGAAGCGTGTGAAAGAGTCGATGAAAATTTAAAAAAGGCGATTCAAAAAGCTTATGAAAATATCACACAATTTCATCAAGCCCAGCTTAAAGAAGTGTTAAGGGTGGAAACTAGCAAGGGCGTTTGCTGTGAGCTTTTGACGCGTCCTATTGAAAAGGTGGGTTTGTATATCCCTGCGGGTTCGGCTCCGCTTTTTTCCACAGCCTTAATGCTTGCTATCCCTGCTAAAATAGCAAAATGCGAAAAAATAGTCCTAGCAAGTCCCGCTAAAATCAATGATGTTGTGCTATTTTGTGCGAAACTTTGTAAGGTCGATGAAATTTATCAAATGGGAGGAGCTGGAGCCATAGCCGCCCTTGCTTATGGGACAAAAAGCGTTGTAAAAGTGGATAAAATTTTTGGTCCTGGAAATGCCTTTGTAACGGAAGCTAAAAGGCAGGTTAGTAGCGATATAATGGGTGCTAGTATAGATATGCAAGCAGGACCTAGCGAAGTTTTGGTGATTGCTGATGAAAATGCTAGAGCTGATTTCGTAGCGAGTGATTTGCTCTCACAAGCTGAACACGGAGCGGATTCTCAAGTCATTTTAGTGTGTTTAAGCGAGGACTTTGCTAAAAAAGTGCAAAAAGAGCTTGAAATTCAGCTTGAAAATTTGCCTAGAAAAGAAATTGCCTCTAAAAGCTTAAGTAATTCTAAAATTTTCATCACTAAAGATTTAAATGAGGCTCTTGAAATTTCAAATGCTTACGCACCAGAGCATTTAATCATACAAACGCAAAATCCAAGAGAGCTTTTAAGCGGTGTCAAGCACGCAGGTTCTGTATTTTTAGGAGCGTATTCGCCTGAGTCTATGGGTGATTATGCAAGTGGGACTAATCATGTCTTGCCTACTTATGGACTGACAAAAACGCACTCAAGCCTAAGTTTAATGGACTTTATGAAGACGATGAGTGTGCAAGAATTAAGCGTTGATGGCTTTAAAAATTTGGCTAAAAGCGTGGAGCTTATGGCGGAAGCTGAGTGTTTAATGGCACATAAAAATGCCGTAAGTTTGCGTTTAAGGACCCTAGAAAATGAGTGA
- the hisG gene encoding ATP phosphoribosyltransferase: MQERLRIAIQKSGRLSKESLELLAKCGVKMHIHEQSLIACSTNLALDVLRVRDDDIPGLVFDGVVDLGIIGENVLEEHALEREAQKESVEFKLLKKLDFGYCRLSLALPQNKEFKDIKDFEGLRIATSYPQLLKRFMQEQGVNYKNCMLTGSVEVAPRANLADAICDLVSSGATLQANDLKEVQIIYESKACLIQKSASLNKDCQSLVDKILLRIEGVMQARESKYIMLHAPKEKLSVIQNLLPGMEKPTIIPLSHDEKNVALHMVSKENLFWETMEALKDEGASSILVLPIEKMLR; the protein is encoded by the coding sequence ATGCAAGAGCGTCTTCGTATCGCGATACAAAAATCAGGCAGATTATCTAAGGAGTCTTTAGAGCTTCTTGCAAAATGTGGCGTTAAAATGCATATTCACGAGCAAAGTTTAATAGCCTGTTCGACAAATTTAGCCCTAGATGTTTTAAGGGTGCGTGATGATGATATACCGGGACTTGTTTTTGATGGGGTTGTAGATTTAGGCATTATAGGTGAAAATGTTTTGGAAGAACACGCCCTTGAGCGTGAAGCACAAAAAGAAAGCGTTGAATTTAAGTTACTTAAAAAGCTTGATTTTGGTTATTGTCGCCTTTCTTTAGCCCTACCTCAAAATAAGGAATTTAAAGATATCAAGGACTTTGAAGGGCTTAGGATAGCTACTTCTTATCCGCAGCTTTTAAAACGCTTTATGCAAGAACAGGGCGTAAATTACAAAAATTGTATGCTAACAGGCTCTGTTGAAGTTGCTCCAAGGGCAAATTTGGCTGATGCGATTTGCGATTTGGTTTCAAGTGGAGCGACTTTGCAAGCTAACGATTTAAAAGAGGTTCAAATCATTTATGAGTCAAAAGCCTGCTTGATACAAAAATCCGCCTCCTTAAATAAAGATTGTCAAAGTTTAGTGGATAAAATTTTATTGCGTATAGAGGGTGTTATGCAGGCAAGAGAAAGTAAGTATATTATGCTTCACGCCCCAAAAGAAAAACTTAGCGTTATACAAAATTTACTTCCTGGTATGGAAAAACCGACCATAATCCCCCTTTCACACGATGAAAAAAATGTCGCCTTACATATGGTAAGTAAAGAAAATTTGTTTTGGGAGACTATGGAGGCTTTAAAAGATGAAGGGGCGAGTTCGATTTTGGTCTTGCCTATTGAAAAAATGCTGAGGTGA
- the rplQ gene encoding 50S ribosomal protein L17 produces MRHKHGYRKLGRTSSHRGALLKNLTIALVNSGKIETTLPKAKELRSYVERLITRAREGDFNAHRAVFASLQNKYATNKLVNEIAPQFKERKGGYTRIIKTRIRRGDAAEMAFIEFVA; encoded by the coding sequence ATGAGACATAAACACGGATATAGAAAACTTGGCAGAACTTCATCGCATCGTGGGGCTTTGTTAAAGAATTTAACTATAGCTCTTGTAAATAGCGGGAAAATTGAAACAACTTTACCTAAGGCTAAAGAATTAAGATCTTATGTTGAGAGATTAATCACTAGAGCTAGAGAGGGCGATTTTAACGCACATAGAGCTGTTTTTGCTTCTTTGCAAAATAAATACGCTACAAATAAGCTTGTTAATGAAATTGCCCCGCAATTTAAAGAAAGAAAAGGTGGCTATACTAGAATTATTAAAACAAGAATTCGCCGTGGTGATGCCGCCGAAATGGCTTTTATCGAATTTGTAGCCTAA
- a CDS encoding DNA-directed RNA polymerase subunit alpha, protein MRHITTSAYTPTEFTIESLSETSAKISAWPFEIGYGITLAHPLRRLLYTSTVGYAPTAIYIEGVAHEFDSMRGMLEDVALFIINLKKLRFKLKSDSNKEIVEFYFKGPKEIHGRDLDNDQVSVVNEDAYLATINEDAELKFTLIIEKGIGYVPSEEIKELLDDNKFIALDAFFTPIREATYDIEKVLFEDNPDYEKVVLTITTDGQITPNEAFQNALEAMYKQLSVFDKITNVRSMIKTQASHNELENTKLLQNITDLNLSARSYNCLEKAGVVYIGELALMSVNELAGLKNLGKKSLDEIKSVMESIGFAVGTSKLSDNKDLLKKKIEELKAQNEG, encoded by the coding sequence ATGAGACATATAACAACATCTGCTTATACACCGACTGAATTTACCATAGAAAGTTTAAGTGAAACAAGTGCTAAAATTAGTGCTTGGCCTTTTGAAATAGGCTATGGCATTACTTTAGCACACCCACTTCGCCGTTTGCTTTATACTAGCACTGTGGGCTATGCACCTACGGCTATTTATATTGAGGGTGTTGCGCACGAATTTGATAGTATGCGTGGTATGCTTGAAGATGTGGCGCTTTTTATCATCAATCTTAAAAAACTTCGCTTCAAACTTAAAAGCGATAGCAATAAAGAAATTGTCGAGTTTTACTTTAAGGGACCTAAAGAAATTCACGGCAGAGATTTGGATAATGATCAAGTTAGCGTTGTTAATGAAGATGCCTATTTGGCGACCATTAATGAAGATGCCGAGCTTAAATTCACACTCATCATCGAAAAGGGTATAGGCTATGTGCCAAGTGAGGAGATTAAAGAGCTTTTAGATGATAATAAATTCATAGCTCTTGATGCCTTTTTTACTCCAATAAGAGAAGCGACCTATGACATAGAAAAGGTTTTATTTGAGGATAATCCAGATTATGAAAAAGTGGTTTTAACTATCACAACAGACGGACAAATCACTCCAAACGAGGCTTTTCAAAATGCTTTAGAGGCGATGTATAAACAATTAAGCGTTTTTGATAAAATCACAAATGTTAGAAGTATGATTAAAACACAAGCAAGTCATAATGAGCTTGAAAATACTAAGCTTCTTCAAAACATTACCGATTTAAATTTAAGTGCTAGAAGTTATAATTGCCTTGAAAAAGCTGGAGTTGTTTATATTGGTGAGTTAGCCCTTATGAGCGTCAATGAATTAGCTGGACTTAAAAATTTAGGTAAGAAATCTTTAGATGAGATTAAAAGCGTTATGGAAAGCATAGGTTTTGCAGTCGGCACTTCTAAATTGAGTGATAATAAAGATTTGCTTAAGAAAAAAATTGAAGAACTTAAAGCACAAAACGAAGGATAA
- the rpsD gene encoding 30S ribosomal protein S4 — MARYRGPVEKLERRFGVSLALKGERRLAGKSALDKRPYAPGQHGARRGKISEYGLQLREKQKAKFMYGVSEKQFRRLFAEAARKDGNTGVLLIQLLEQRLDNVVYRMGFATTRRFARQLVTHGHILVNGRRVDIPSFRVEAGAKIEVAEKSKNNPQISRAIDLTAQTGIVAWVDVEKDKRYGIFTRKPEREEVVIPVEERFIVELYSK; from the coding sequence ATGGCAAGATATAGAGGACCAGTAGAAAAATTAGAAAGACGCTTTGGAGTAAGCCTTGCATTAAAGGGCGAAAGAAGATTGGCAGGTAAGAGTGCGCTTGATAAGCGTCCTTATGCACCAGGTCAGCACGGAGCAAGAAGAGGTAAAATAAGTGAATACGGACTTCAATTAAGAGAGAAACAAAAAGCTAAATTTATGTATGGTGTAAGCGAAAAGCAATTTAGAAGATTATTTGCTGAAGCAGCGAGAAAAGATGGAAACACAGGGGTTTTACTTATCCAGCTTTTAGAACAAAGACTTGATAATGTCGTTTATAGAATGGGCTTTGCAACCACACGCCGTTTTGCAAGACAGCTTGTAACGCACGGACATATTTTGGTTAATGGCAGAAGAGTGGATATCCCGAGCTTTAGAGTTGAAGCGGGTGCTAAAATAGAAGTGGCGGAAAAAAGTAAAAATAATCCTCAAATTTCAAGAGCGATTGACTTAACAGCTCAAACGGGTATCGTGGCTTGGGTCGATGTAGAAAAAGATAAAAGATATGGAATTTTTACAAGAAAGCCAGAAAGAGAAGAAGTGGTCATTCCTGTCGAGGAAAGATTTATTGTCGAGCTTTACTCTAAGTAA
- the rpsK gene encoding 30S ribosomal protein S11, with translation MAKRKIVKKKIVKKNIAKGIVYISATFNNTMVTVTDEMGNAIAWASAGGLGFKGSKKSTPYAAQQAVESALTKAKEHGIKEVGIKVQGPGSGRETAVKSVGAMEGIKVLFLKDITPLAHNGCRPPKRRRV, from the coding sequence ATGGCAAAAAGAAAAATTGTAAAGAAAAAAATTGTTAAGAAAAATATCGCCAAAGGTATTGTCTATATCAGTGCGACTTTTAATAACACTATGGTTACAGTTACTGATGAAATGGGAAATGCTATCGCTTGGGCGAGTGCGGGAGGACTAGGCTTTAAAGGCTCTAAAAAATCCACTCCTTACGCCGCACAGCAAGCCGTAGAAAGTGCCTTAACTAAAGCAAAAGAACACGGCATTAAAGAAGTTGGCATTAAGGTGCAAGGACCAGGAAGCGGTAGAGAAACTGCTGTAAAAAGTGTCGGTGCTATGGAGGGTATTAAGGTGCTTTTCTTAAAAGACATAACCCCATTAGCTCATAATGGCTGCAGACCACCTAAACGCCGCCGCGTCTAA
- the rpsM gene encoding 30S ribosomal protein S13 — translation MARIAGVDLPKKKRVEYGLTYIYGIGLFTSRKILDKTGISYDKRVHELSEDEAAAIRKEIQENYMVEGDLRKQVAMDIKALMDLGSFRGLRHRKGLPVRGQKTKTNARTRKGKRKTVGAKS, via the coding sequence ATGGCTCGTATTGCAGGTGTTGATTTACCAAAGAAAAAGAGAGTTGAGTATGGCTTGACCTACATTTATGGTATAGGGCTTTTTACTTCAAGAAAAATTCTGGATAAAACAGGAATTTCTTATGATAAAAGAGTGCATGAGCTAAGTGAAGATGAGGCGGCAGCGATTCGTAAAGAAATCCAAGAAAACTATATGGTTGAGGGTGATTTAAGAAAGCAAGTAGCTATGGACATTAAAGCTTTGATGGATTTGGGAAGTTTTAGAGGTTTAAGACATAGAAAAGGTCTTCCTGTGCGTGGGCAAAAGACAAAAACTAATGCTCGAACACGCAAAGGCAAAAGAAAAACAGTCGGTGCGAAATCATAA
- the rpmJ gene encoding 50S ribosomal protein L36 has product MKVRPSVKKMCDKCKVVRRKGVVRIICENPKHKQRQG; this is encoded by the coding sequence ATGAAAGTTAGACCTTCCGTTAAGAAAATGTGCGATAAGTGCAAAGTGGTGCGCCGCAAGGGCGTTGTTCGCATTATTTGCGAGAATCCAAAACATAAACAAAGACAAGGATAA
- a CDS encoding sulfite exporter TauE/SafE family protein, whose protein sequence is MNLMDLPYFLVGIISGIASGLFGIGGGMIIVPTMLFLGISSHQAVAISVVQMIFAAIFGSYINHKKKNLNFKDGIYIGLGGLLGASFSGVLVSHLSDIALTAIFLCVSFAFFLKYAFGVKNTTNHTQRSKFAKNAILFGAGVFTGIFAISLGIGGGLLIAPILAYFLGYDNKKVVPISLFFVIFASLAGLFSFINADIITYELAQKGVIVGVASMIGVFVGIKIMEKMRLSSHFKILLVVYALSIAMTTYSLLNKLGLISSIY, encoded by the coding sequence GTGAATTTGATGGATTTGCCTTATTTTTTGGTGGGAATTATTTCAGGTATAGCTTCTGGGCTTTTTGGTATAGGAGGAGGTATGATTATCGTTCCAACTATGCTATTTTTAGGCATTAGCTCACATCAGGCTGTGGCAATTTCTGTGGTGCAGATGATTTTTGCCGCAATTTTTGGCTCTTATATCAATCACAAAAAGAAAAATTTAAATTTTAAAGACGGCATTTACATAGGACTAGGGGGACTTTTGGGGGCGAGTTTTAGTGGGGTTTTAGTAAGTCATCTTAGTGATATTGCCCTAACGGCTATATTTTTGTGTGTAAGTTTTGCCTTTTTTCTAAAATATGCTTTTGGAGTGAAAAACACGACAAATCACACGCAAAGAAGCAAATTTGCCAAAAATGCTATTTTATTTGGTGCTGGTGTTTTTACTGGGATTTTTGCTATCTCTTTAGGCATAGGTGGCGGACTTTTGATCGCTCCTATTTTGGCATATTTTTTAGGCTATGATAATAAAAAAGTCGTGCCTATTTCTTTATTTTTTGTTATATTTGCTTCTTTGGCAGGACTTTTTTCTTTTATAAATGCTGATATTATCACTTACGAGCTTGCACAAAAAGGCGTTATTGTAGGTGTAGCTTCTATGATAGGTGTTTTTGTGGGGATTAAGATTATGGAGAAAATGCGTCTTTCTTCACATTTTAAAATTTTGCTTGTTGTTTATGCTCTTTCTATCGCTATGACGACTTATTCTTTACTTAATAAATTAGGTTTAATTTCATCAATTTACTAA
- a CDS encoding YihY/virulence factor BrkB family protein has translation MKRVFKLLLALRDKEILNYSASLSFYSILSLIPILFVCFSVFTQIPSFEAHYERAKNVIFTFLIPAQQDLVASYLDTFLKNSVNLGIMGLIAMAFTSLAFFSGYDFVINRITQNEPKGLWTSISSYWTLLTLVPLGLGLSFYVSSFIQKTLDNYHIGFNFFEILPFVIIWALFFISYSSSLHQVSLKNLALTSFCAGAIWYAGKNLFVYYVVYNKTYASVYGSFSTILFFFIWIYISWVIYLYGLKICFFLNENERDKIKQNAKKRQNSKINSKQTK, from the coding sequence ATGAAACGCGTTTTTAAACTTTTATTAGCCTTAAGAGATAAAGAAATTTTAAATTATTCAGCTTCCCTTAGCTTTTATTCTATCTTATCTTTAATCCCTATTTTATTCGTTTGTTTTTCTGTTTTTACACAAATTCCAAGTTTTGAAGCACATTACGAAAGGGCTAAGAATGTGATTTTTACCTTTCTTATCCCCGCACAACAAGACTTAGTCGCTAGCTATTTAGATACTTTTTTAAAAAATAGCGTCAATTTAGGCATAATGGGACTTATCGCTATGGCTTTCACTTCTCTTGCCTTTTTTTCGGGCTATGATTTTGTGATTAACCGTATCACGCAAAATGAGCCAAAAGGACTTTGGACCAGCATTAGCTCCTACTGGACCCTACTAACCCTCGTGCCGCTTGGCTTAGGACTTAGTTTTTATGTTTCTTCTTTTATTCAAAAAACTTTGGACAATTATCACATCGGCTTTAATTTTTTTGAAATTTTACCCTTTGTTATTATTTGGGCTTTATTTTTCATCTCCTATTCAAGCTCTTTACATCAAGTAAGCCTTAAAAATCTTGCTCTAACTTCTTTTTGTGCGGGGGCTATTTGGTATGCAGGTAAGAATTTATTTGTATATTATGTGGTGTATAATAAAACTTACGCAAGCGTTTATGGCTCTTTTTCAACTATACTTTTCTTTTTTATTTGGATTTATATTTCTTGGGTGATTTATCTTTATGGACTTAAAATTTGCTTTTTTTTAAATGAAAATGAAAGGGATAAGATTAAGCAAAATGCAAAAAAACGCCAAAATTCTAAAATAAATTCCAAACAAACTAAGTAA
- a CDS encoding ComEC/Rec2 family competence protein — protein MLLRNSFLKPVKEFLFLILACVMIFLFNLGLEYQKFLNFKEQKHFFIKEARLENIQEKLRKNGKKYFVLKLKTKEFSFYTTTYKDLNLSKNELLSLRIINEKVDFKDYLAKSFYAPSYDIKFLEKSEENAIITYFLKQHESEKMKEFYGALFFAKSVSKELRNDVNHYGIAHLIAISGYHIGLLFSLIFFLFAPIYSFFQKRYFPYRNLRFDLSILIFILLFFYAYLIGFVPSFTRSLVMALFGFYLLAKNIKILSFFNLFLCVLICLSLYPNLLFSVGFFFSILGVFYIFLYLHHFAKFFGVLTNLVLINLWTFLAMIIPVLYFFPLISYQQFLAIFLSLIFVLFYPLVLFLHFIGAGFLFDGFLLEFFAFKFHSINFILPFWAFCSYLLLSLFGIYFRILAFFCILLNLIPFIFI, from the coding sequence ATGCTTTTAAGAAATTCTTTTTTAAAGCCTGTAAAAGAATTTCTTTTTTTAATCTTAGCTTGTGTAATGATTTTCCTTTTTAACTTAGGCTTAGAATATCAAAAATTTTTAAACTTTAAAGAGCAAAAACACTTTTTCATTAAAGAAGCAAGACTTGAGAATATCCAAGAAAAATTAAGAAAAAATGGTAAAAAATATTTTGTCTTAAAACTTAAAACAAAAGAATTTAGTTTTTATACGACAACTTACAAAGATTTAAATTTAAGTAAAAATGAGCTTTTGAGTTTAAGAATTATCAATGAAAAAGTAGATTTTAAAGACTATCTTGCGAAGAGTTTTTACGCTCCAAGTTATGATATTAAATTCCTAGAAAAAAGTGAAGAAAATGCTATCATCACTTATTTTTTAAAGCAGCACGAAAGTGAAAAAATGAAGGAATTTTATGGGGCTTTGTTTTTTGCTAAAAGTGTTTCAAAAGAATTAAGAAATGATGTTAATCACTACGGCATAGCGCATTTAATCGCCATTAGTGGGTATCATATCGGGCTTTTGTTTAGCTTGATTTTCTTTCTTTTTGCACCTATTTATAGTTTTTTTCAAAAGCGTTATTTTCCTTACCGTAATTTAAGATTTGATTTAAGCATTTTGATTTTTATTTTGCTCTTTTTTTATGCGTATTTAATAGGCTTTGTGCCAAGCTTCACACGCTCTTTGGTAATGGCACTTTTTGGCTTTTATTTACTCGCAAAAAATATTAAAATTCTAAGCTTTTTTAATCTTTTTTTATGCGTGTTAATTTGCCTTAGTTTATATCCAAATTTACTTTTTAGCGTAGGATTTTTCTTTTCTATTTTAGGTGTGTTTTATATCTTTTTATATTTACATCATTTTGCGAAATTTTTTGGGGTTTTGACAAATCTTGTTTTGATTAATCTTTGGACCTTTTTGGCTATGATTATCCCTGTGCTTTATTTTTTTCCTCTCATTTCTTATCAGCAATTTCTAGCTATTTTTTTAAGCCTTATTTTTGTGCTTTTTTATCCTTTGGTTTTGTTTCTACACTTCATTGGGGCAGGGTTTTTATTTGATGGTTTTTTACTGGAATTTTTTGCCTTTAAATTTCACTCTATAAATTTTATTTTGCCTTTTTGGGCTTTTTGCTCTTATCTTTTACTTAGTTTGTTTGGAATTTATTTTAGAATTTTGGCGTTTTTTTGCATTTTGCTTAATCTTATCCCTTTCATTTTCATTTAA
- a CDS encoding DedA family protein codes for MQDMIDTLLRYGYVILFVYSLGGGMVGILAAGVLSSLGKMELHWCIVIAFVANALGSSLLYVLGKYGKKDLMPYFKKHRRKLALAMLKMRQYGGTLLIIQKFIYGLKTFIPIAAGLANYDFKKFLIINTLASLLWALILGYVAFSFGYLVEKVFEEFGRYSYAAPLFLVFLVALIWFYLSRFSKK; via the coding sequence ATGCAAGATATGATTGACACGCTTTTGCGTTATGGTTATGTGATTTTATTTGTATATTCTTTGGGTGGAGGAATGGTTGGAATTTTAGCGGCTGGAGTGTTAAGCTCACTAGGGAAAATGGAGCTTCACTGGTGCATTGTAATTGCTTTTGTGGCAAATGCTTTAGGCTCGAGTTTGCTTTATGTGCTGGGAAAATATGGTAAGAAAGATTTAATGCCTTATTTTAAAAAACATCGCCGAAAACTTGCCCTTGCTATGCTTAAGATGAGGCAGTATGGTGGAACTTTACTCATTATTCAAAAATTTATTTACGGCTTAAAAACCTTTATCCCCATAGCCGCAGGACTTGCGAACTATGATTTTAAGAAATTTCTCATCATTAACACTTTAGCAAGTTTGCTTTGGGCTTTGATTTTGGGCTATGTGGCTTTTAGTTTTGGGTATTTGGTAGAGAAAGTTTTTGAAGAATTTGGGCGGTATTCTTATGCCGCGCCTCTATTTTTAGTGTTTTTAGTGGCACTTATTTGGTTTTATCTTTCACGCTTTTCTAAAAAATAA
- the rny gene encoding ribonuclease Y: MIALIAFIAALIGVGVGYLVAKKINDAKHEIFVEQAKAKAKAIEYEAELVLKDAKNSVLNAELEAKKRYEDKAHKNQKDFNHKLDELHKKEQKLSRYEEQMRLEEEEISKSKRIIQDLHDDSLKLKKLYQDKLDEALRVLEHSAGLTQNEAKNLLLQKVEENSRAEIAHIVRKYEEEAKSEAKRKANYIIAQATSRFAGEFAAERLINVINIKNDELKGRIIGKEGRNVKTLEMVLGVDIIIDDTPGAIIVSCFNLYRRAIATKVIELLVEDGRIQPARIEEIYEKVCKEFENNILEEGQTIIMDLGLGKMHPEIAKLIGKLKYRASYGQNALAHSLEVAHLAGIIAAECGGDENLARRAGILHDIGKALTHDFEGSHVDLGAELCKRYKEHPAVINAIYAHHGHEDALSIECAAVCAADTLSAARPGARREVLEAFLKRVNELEEIAKSKEGIKNAYAINAGREIRVIANAKLVNDDEAILLAKEIAAEIQEKMQYPGEIKVNVIRELRAVEYAK; the protein is encoded by the coding sequence ATGATAGCATTAATCGCATTTATCGCCGCTTTAATCGGTGTGGGAGTTGGGTATTTAGTCGCTAAGAAAATCAACGATGCCAAGCACGAAATTTTTGTCGAACAAGCAAAAGCTAAGGCAAAAGCCATAGAATACGAAGCCGAGCTTGTTTTAAAAGACGCTAAAAATTCCGTCTTAAATGCTGAACTTGAGGCAAAAAAACGCTACGAAGATAAGGCACATAAAAATCAAAAAGATTTCAATCATAAGCTTGATGAACTCCACAAAAAAGAGCAAAAACTTTCGCGTTATGAGGAGCAAATGCGTCTTGAAGAGGAAGAAATTTCTAAAAGCAAAAGGATAATTCAAGATTTACACGATGATAGCTTAAAGCTTAAAAAACTTTATCAAGATAAGCTTGATGAGGCTTTAAGGGTGCTTGAACATTCGGCGGGTTTAACGCAAAATGAGGCGAAAAATTTGCTTTTACAAAAGGTCGAGGAGAATTCTCGTGCTGAAATCGCTCACATCGTGCGTAAATATGAAGAAGAAGCTAAGAGTGAGGCGAAAAGAAAGGCAAATTACATCATCGCACAGGCAACTTCGCGTTTTGCAGGAGAATTTGCAGCAGAGAGGCTTATTAATGTCATCAATATTAAAAATGATGAGTTAAAAGGCAGGATTATAGGTAAAGAGGGGCGTAATGTCAAAACACTTGAGATGGTTTTAGGCGTGGATATTATCATCGATGATACGCCCGGAGCTATCATTGTGAGCTGTTTTAATCTTTATCGCCGTGCCATTGCGACTAAGGTTATTGAGCTTTTGGTTGAAGATGGACGCATACAGCCTGCGCGTATTGAGGAGATTTATGAGAAGGTCTGTAAGGAATTTGAAAATAATATTTTAGAAGAGGGACAAACTATTATTATGGATTTGGGACTTGGCAAAATGCACCCTGAAATAGCAAAATTAATCGGCAAACTTAAATACCGCGCAAGTTACGGACAAAATGCTCTTGCGCACTCTTTAGAAGTGGCACATTTAGCAGGAATTATCGCTGCGGAGTGTGGAGGTGATGAGAATTTGGCAAGAAGGGCGGGGATTTTACACGACATAGGAAAGGCTTTAACACACGATTTTGAAGGCTCTCATGTGGATTTAGGGGCGGAGCTTTGTAAGCGTTATAAAGAACACCCTGCCGTGATTAACGCCATTTACGCCCATCACGGACACGAAGATGCTTTAAGTATAGAATGTGCGGCTGTATGTGCGGCTGATACACTAAGTGCGGCGAGACCGGGTGCTAGACGCGAGGTTTTAGAAGCCTTTTTAAAGAGGGTTAATGAGCTTGAAGAAATTGCTAAAAGTAAAGAGGGGATTAAAAACGCTTATGCGATTAATGCGGGGCGAGAAATTAGAGTGATTGCCAATGCGAAGCTTGTCAATGACGATGAAGCAATACTTTTAGCCAAAGAAATTGCTGCTGAAATTCAGGAAAAAATGCAATATCCAGGTGAAATTAAAGTCAATGTTATACGCGAATTAAGAGCGGTAGAATACGCTAAATAG